The genomic segment TTCTATATTGACAGATCAATCTTCATGGATTAATAATTATCTCCCTAAATTAATCTTTTCACTCTGGGAACGTAATCATGCTGTTAGACTGATACATTCAGTTGACCAATTGTGCGAAGGCGATGTCTGCTTTGTTTTGAGTTTTAGTTCAATAATTAAGTCTCAGTTTCTCTCCCTTCATCGTTTTAATCTTGTTGTTCACGAAAGTGATCTACCCCAGGGGAAAGGTTGGAGTCCAATGTCTTGGCAAATCCTTGAGGGTAATAATTCAATTCCAATCTGTTTAATAGAGGCTAGCCACAATGTTGACTCTGGCTCTATATATCTTAAGGACCAAATTAATCTTGAAGGGCATGAATTGTCATCCGAATGGAGAAAAATGCAAGCGGCTAAAACAATAGAGCTTTGTTTGAGATGGTGTGATAATAATAATGACTGTATTATTAATAGTAAACCTCAGTATGGCAACTCGACCTTTTATAAAAAAAGGAAACCAGATGATTCTATGTTAGATGTAAACTACACCATATCTGATCAATTTGATCTCTTAAGAATTGTTGATAACGAACACTATCCCGCGTATTTCCAACATCGTGGCCAAAAATACAAAATTAAAATTGAAGAGTGTTAGATTTGCTAATAGCTTTTACTAATTGTTTTCAATTAAATCCCAAGATAATGGCGTACCTCTTTCAATATTTTTACTAGCTTTTTGTCCAAATATAGATTCTAAATGTTTCGGCGATATTCCGTACCCAGGCCTAATAGATGCAATATTTTGGCTTGTAAATTCCTCGCCCTTAGATATTGGCCTAATAATAAAAAGTGAGCGCGAAAAAAATCTTTGTTTTGCATTTCCACCAATATTGTAAAGACTTGAAGAGCCCAATGCTTCTGAGACTTGTCTTATCTTTTTAACCATTTCCTTAAAATCTTCCGCTGTCATTGAGAAGGATGAATCGGCTGATTCTATTTTTGCGTTGAGCATAAAATGTTTTTCTATAAATGTAGCTCCTAAGGCTGCAGCAGCTATTGGCACAGAATCCCCAATAGTATGATCGGATAATCCATACTCACAATTAAATACCGTTCCTAACGTCTTCATCGCTTTTAGATTACATTCACTATAACTTGCAGGATATGAAGAAGTACATTTAAGCAGTGTTATATTATAATTTAATTCATCATGGCATGTATTTACTGCATTTTGAATTTCTTCTAGGGTTGCAATTCCGGTTGAAATTATAATTGGTTTTTTTGTTGCTGCAGCTTTTCGTATTAGCTGTAGATCAGTTATTTCAAAACTTGCAATCTTGTAGGCTGGACAATTAATTGATTCGAGAAAATTGATTGAATCAACGTCAAAAGGCGAAGAAAAACAATGAATTCCGCAATTTTTTGCTGCTTTAAATAAAGGCTCATGCCATTCCTTTGGTAAAAATGTTTCAACTTCTAATTCATATATTGTCTTTTTTGACCACAAAGAATCATTCGGTATTCTAAAATATTCATTATCACAGTTAAGTGTAATTTTGTCAGGATCAACTGTCTGTAACTTTATAGCATCAACTCCACACTTGGCGGCAGTTTCTACACTTTTAATAGCCACTTCAAGATTTTGAGAATGATTAGCGGATAACTCAGCAACTATAAAGGGAGTCCGCTGGCGAGAAAATGAATCGGGAAATTTCATTTTGTATCAGGAATTGTGTTGGAAAATAAGCTTTTCAAGTTTTTCCGAGAAGAAACTAAGAAGTCTTTCTCGCCGTTTAAAACAACTGATGCAGGGGGATATTTTATAAATGACATAGATTGAGATTCACAATATGCTCCAACTGAGCCAATCTGGAAAATGTCATTCATATTGGGGGGTTGTAAAGCTACCTGTTCTGCAAGGCAATCAGATCCCATGCACAGCGGTCCGAAAATATCGAATTTGTCCTCATTAACTCGGACATTTCGATTATTACAGTTTTCAGAGATATTTCTTATTGGGTGCACTCGATATTGAATCGAAGGCAAGATATTCTTGCCAGCGTCTATTATTATTCTATTTTTTTCTATACTTACTATGCTCGAAAGTAGAAAAACTGACTCATCTACTAGTGCTCGGCCAGGCTCAAGAAAAAGTCTACATTTAAACTTTTCAAGATATGGCTGTAATGCTGTACAGATAATTTCTGCATACTCTTCGATCTTAGGTACTTTCCAGTCCTCAGCTTTATAATTATTAAGTCGTGCCGACTCCGTAGGAAAACCACCACCTAAATTTAGGTATTTTAGTGAGATTGGTAATGACATGGCCACCGATAACATTTGATTAGCAAATTGTTTATATTTATTCGTATCCAATATTGATGTTCCGGCGTGAATATGTAAACCAATTAGATTAATATAATCGGATTTATCTATATGCTTTAAGGCTGTCATCCAATTTTCACTATTAGTGTCAAACCCAAATCTTTTCCATGACTCATTGTCTGGTCTTATTCTTAGTGCAATTTCGCAGCTTTTATCTAGCTCGTTGGTCTTTTTTAAAATACGGCTCAACTCATCCAAATTATCTACCTGTATTATGTGCCCTCGTTGTATACATTGGCCCAGTTCATCTGAAGTCTTGGCAGGTCCATTTACAATGATCTTACCTGTAATTCCTAGCATTTCAAGCAAATCAATTTCAAATCCACTAATTATTTCAGGTGGAAATCCATTTTCGTTCAGGGTTTTTACTATCCATGGATTATAGTTTGTCTTTACTGAGTAATTTACAGTTGTCTTTCGCCAATGTTTTGTAAAACAATTTCTAAACGCGAGAGAATTTTCAATTAACTTTGCTTGATCGATACAAAAAAGAGGCGATCCATAGTCAGCCAACAAAGCTCTAGCGCGATCATAAGTTATATTCACAGATCTCTTTGGAAACCCTCTTTATTATAGCACCCTCGTTTGCTATCGGTAAATTAAAGTTTGGCTTATTATTTACAATATTGATCAATTCTCCGATGATATCAACTGAAAATGCATATGAAAATGCGAGCGCAGCAGATGGTCGTGGATTAACCTCATATATTTTCGGTTTGCCCTCATTATCTTTTGCACATTCAATATTTATCATCCCGCTTACTTTGTACTTCTCAATGAATGAATTAATCAAATTTCTAATCTTTATGTCATCTACAATTTTGGCTTCGACAATCGCTCCGAAATTAGGTTTCAATCTTTCCTGTATTAGCGAGTATAAAACCCTTCCTTCGTAGCAGAGAACATCAATGTTATAATCCTTACCCGGGTAATATGGCATGCCAATAAAATCTAGTTCTTTCCATTCTATGTTCATCCTTATCAGCATTTCAAGTGAAATGCGATTATTGGCCAGTCCAAGTAATGTTACTTGAGAGTCTGAATTTGCATCTACTAAATAAACTCCTCTTGAACCAGAAGCACGCGAAGGCTTGATGATAAACATTCTGGATGGGTATCCATACAACTTTGATGCTCTAATTAATGCTTTGTTCGATTCTATTAATACATGTTTATCTTTCGTGGCACAATTAAGTAGCCAATTATCGAAAAATCTATGCTTTGAACTGCATAACTCGATAAACGAATGACTAGGCAGCAAGCATTTACAGTTTAGTCTTGATAGTTGATTTTTCATTTCACTAGTGGTTAATGCATAAGCCTCAACATCTGATAAAATAAGTAGATAATCAATCTTTTCTATACTAACAATTCTTAGAATTTCGGATGAGTATTGCTCTGGCTTTTCATGAGCGAATTGAACCGGATACCTTTTTTCAAGAAGGTTAGAATCAATAGGACTCAATTTTGCATCGAATCCAATGAATCGATAATGCGTATTTTCCCGACTTAAATTTACTAGAATAGAGTCAATTATATAACTCGAACAACAAGATATGCCAATTGTAATCATCTATTAAAAGATCTACTCTAGCAGCCTTTTTAAAGATAGCGGGTTCCCACAAGCTTCAGTGCGATGACTTTGTGCAATCCTATCTTTTCTTAGTATTCCCACTCATTGTATTCAGGACATTATGCCGTTGTAAGGTTCTGACAAAAGGTGTTAGCAGTGTATAGAGGTTGCAATACTCTTCTAAAGCCATTCTTAACGCGTGTCCCTTTATGCCAACACCGTGTATCTGCAATAACGATTTCCCCTTGGTTACAAATAAGTGTCTTCCAGTCTTCACGAGCATAAAATTTTTCAATCTCTGAGTCGTCATACCTCGAATAACCCTTTGAAGTCATTATTTGCTCCATTAAATGTTTGGAGCTCGGCCAGTGAGACCTTGGTATGTACATATGTGGTCCATTATTAGGTCCTACACTTGTTAGAAAGATAAATATCTTTAGCCATCTTAAGCCATCTAGATCAAAATGAAACTTTTGTGCTGCTTCCCCTTCTTCCTCGGTTGATTGATAAGTGTTCCATAAGGATATCCTTGTAGCTTTAACAGGTGCCCCCAGGCTCATCGATACAATACTTTTCAGGACACTATCCGAGATTAAGTCTTGGACTGGATTATGCGTTTCAACCGATTTCAAGTCTGCCTCAGCCGTAATAGTCCCTTCTGGTGTTTCATATAGATATCCTTCTTTATAAACAATTTCTTGGTTTGCCTTATTTTTGATCATAAATGTATGTTTGCATTGGTTGGCGAAATCATTAAGTTCCTTGATTGTAGCGCTTGTCAACCTTCGGGGAAATAATGCGTATCCTTCATCGACTATCTGATGGATTGTGGATGTGAATTCTTCAGATGTTAGTGACCATCTTTTTGACTTCAACGAAATTTGATTAACAATATTAAGTCGATTTCCATGAAACAATCTATGAAGGATTTCTTGAACTTCGCCACCACTTTCACAATACCTTTTTAGTAACTGAAGATGAACTTGTTCAGTAGTTTTGTTATTTTTGAAGTTTTCATAATATTCTTTCTTGTAGATGTTGAATTCAAGATCACTGATGCCCAGTTCTTTTAGGCGTTTAGTTAATTTTGTATTTTCCATGGCTTTATTTGTTTAATAGTGAGTCATGAAAAGAGGCCAAAAATGGTGTAAATAAGCGTGGATTTTGTATCTGTCGAACCATGGATTTATGATCATTAATATCAATAATAGCAGTCATGCAGGAAATAAAATAAGATTTTGAGGCTTCTTTTCTGGTGACAATCCCTAATTCTTCGCAATCTTCTTCTGTTGGCAAAGTTAGCATAGATAATGCAGCCTTAATACGATGATAATATTCATCTTTTGATTTTAGTTCGCTTGTATTACCCAATATGGAATATGTTCCGGCACCTGGCATACATTTGTAGAATGTGTTGATAACAATTTTTCCTAACATTGACATTTCGAGACCAATTGAAGACCATCCATTTAAAATAAGGTCACTCTGCTCGCCAAGCCAATAGGATGATACAGAATCATTGGGTTCAACAATAATGCAATTTTCTAATCCATTAATTTCTTGTATTAAAGGATAAATTAATTTATATTCTGGTGAAATCGTACCACCCCGATGATCTTTTCCAAGTCTAGGATGCATTCTAACTATAACCAAGCAATTGCTTTTGTATTCACTGTTTATAAATTCGATTGTATCCTTAATCCACTCTTCCTGAGATTTAAATGGATTTGTATATAAATAGCTTATATCTGTTTCGTATTGATTAAATGTATATCCCCAAACATATACCTCGTCCATGCTGGATGTGTATATTGTAATGATCTTCATTCCCCGCGCTTTTGCGCTGCTTATCTTTTTCGATAGTTTTTCTAAATCACTTGATGTGGCATCATGTTTTGGGGAATAGCATTGTGCACCTCCTTCGCCAAACATCTTTTTCTTTATAATTGACTCAACAAATTTTGTGCTACTAGTGTTCAGCTCAAATGTATTAAATTTTTTTTGATTACTATTATTATACATTAGTATATTGTCACCTGGTGTGCCTTGAATCTTGACCAATCTCTCGCAATTCAAAATTTCTTCTGCATACACCCCTCCAATACTTGGTATGTCAAAATACCTCGTCTTTATCCCAATAAGCTTACACGCTAGAAAGAAAATAGAACAGCCAGTGTAATCTGACATACAAAAGCCATATGAAGACTTCCATGTATTAGATACTATTTCTATTAAAAGCCAAATATTAAACTTTATTGAATCGATTAATTTAGAGTATAGGTACTCTTTTGGTGATTCTATAATGGTATTAAGGCACGCCTTATACGTCAGCCCTATATCCTTCATGCAGATTTCACTAATTTTTACCTTGTCTATGCTCAGATTTATCAGCTCCTTATCTTCGACAAATGAAAATACATAGTCTAACAAGTCAGCTATTTTACGTTTTTTCTCATCAACATTGCTTTTAATGTCTAACTTGCCAAGCCGTGCTAACTCATTTTTGTCACAGTATAGATTTATGATTTGATTGTTTATTTCGTAGAATCTTACCGTGCTGTCTAATGCCGATAACCTTATCTTATTTTCAACAGAACATAGAAAATGAGACAAAGGAAAATTTAGAAACTTTACTTCATAGCCTATTTCTGATAATTCTAGAGCTAGCTCAGCTTGTTTTTGAAAATGCGGAGCACAAAAAGAATCGCAACTAAAGAACAACGCGGTATTGTCTTGTTTCGAATTTCTTATGGGAGGTGGTGGTAGTGTTTCAAGGCAATTGACTAAATAATCAATTTTTTTATGTATGCAGCACATCTCAAGAGAATTGATGATCTTTTCAATGTGTGTCACTTGAAAACATACAGATATATGTTATTTTATCATGTCTGGTTCTTAAAGCGTTTGCCAGCTTTCTTTCTTATAATAGACCTCTTTGTCTTTATTATTTAATTTATGCACGACATGTTTGTTCAATGTTTGAAAAAGAACTAGTTATCAAGCCTTTTTGTCGCTTGATAGTAGCTCTTCATCATATTGAACTGCTTTTGTGTTAATGTCCCATTTCTTGCCGAATTTAGCATGATTAAGCACCACTTTAGTGCTATTAGTGGCTTGATATCGTAATAGCGCTCTACCCATGAATCTCTAATCTTCGAATAAAAATATTTGCATAGATACTGTATCAGCTTTGATTCTTCGTTTTTATTAAAAATATATTTTGGTTGGAGAACCCAGTCAGCAGCAAACTTGCTTAGGTCGTCTAGTCCCGCATATTCAAAATCTATAAAATACAGGCAATGATTATTTGCTAGAGTATTGTGTATGCCTACATCTGATGGGGATACAATTTGGTTCGTATGAATGTCGTTCCAATGGCTTAAATTCTTTATGCGCTTTATTAACTTGCAATTTATCTGTTCGTAATCTGGTTGCAAGATCTGTTCAACCCATTCTATTACATCCTCT from the Synechococcus sp. KORDI-100 genome contains:
- the pseI gene encoding pseudaminic acid synthase → MKFPDSFSRQRTPFIVAELSANHSQNLEVAIKSVETAAKCGVDAIKLQTVDPDKITLNCDNEYFRIPNDSLWSKKTIYELEVETFLPKEWHEPLFKAAKNCGIHCFSSPFDVDSINFLESINCPAYKIASFEITDLQLIRKAAATKKPIIISTGIATLEEIQNAVNTCHDELNYNITLLKCTSSYPASYSECNLKAMKTLGTVFNCEYGLSDHTIGDSVPIAAAALGATFIEKHFMLNAKIESADSSFSMTAEDFKEMVKKIRQVSEALGSSSLYNIGGNAKQRFFSRSLFIIRPISKGEEFTSQNIASIRPGYGISPKHLESIFGQKASKNIERGTPLSWDLIENN
- a CDS encoding alanine racemase, whose translation is MADYGSPLFCIDQAKLIENSLAFRNCFTKHWRKTTVNYSVKTNYNPWIVKTLNENGFPPEIISGFEIDLLEMLGITGKIIVNGPAKTSDELGQCIQRGHIIQVDNLDELSRILKKTNELDKSCEIALRIRPDNESWKRFGFDTNSENWMTALKHIDKSDYINLIGLHIHAGTSILDTNKYKQFANQMLSVAMSLPISLKYLNLGGGFPTESARLNNYKAEDWKVPKIEEYAEIICTALQPYLEKFKCRLFLEPGRALVDESVFLLSSIVSIEKNRIIIDAGKNILPSIQYRVHPIRNISENCNNRNVRVNEDKFDIFGPLCMGSDCLAEQVALQPPNMNDIFQIGSVGAYCESQSMSFIKYPPASVVLNGEKDFLVSSRKNLKSLFSNTIPDTK
- a CDS encoding ATP-grasp domain-containing protein; protein product: MSPIDSNLLEKRYPVQFAHEKPEQYSSEILRIVSIEKIDYLLILSDVEAYALTTSEMKNQLSRLNCKCLLPSHSFIELCSSKHRFFDNWLLNCATKDKHVLIESNKALIRASKLYGYPSRMFIIKPSRASGSRGVYLVDANSDSQVTLLGLANNRISLEMLIRMNIEWKELDFIGMPYYPGKDYNIDVLCYEGRVLYSLIQERLKPNFGAIVEAKIVDDIKIRNLINSFIEKYKVSGMINIECAKDNEGKPKIYEVNPRPSAALAFSYAFSVDIIGELINIVNNKPNFNLPIANEGAIIKRVSKEICEYNL
- a CDS encoding phytanoyl-CoA dioxygenase family protein codes for the protein MENTKLTKRLKELGISDLEFNIYKKEYYENFKNNKTTEQVHLQLLKRYCESGGEVQEILHRLFHGNRLNIVNQISLKSKRWSLTSEEFTSTIHQIVDEGYALFPRRLTSATIKELNDFANQCKHTFMIKNKANQEIVYKEGYLYETPEGTITAEADLKSVETHNPVQDLISDSVLKSIVSMSLGAPVKATRISLWNTYQSTEEEGEAAQKFHFDLDGLRWLKIFIFLTSVGPNNGPHMYIPRSHWPSSKHLMEQIMTSKGYSRYDDSEIEKFYAREDWKTLICNQGEIVIADTRCWHKGTRVKNGFRRVLQPLYTANTFCQNLTTA